In the genome of Vicia villosa cultivar HV-30 ecotype Madison, WI linkage group LG7, Vvil1.0, whole genome shotgun sequence, one region contains:
- the LOC131616413 gene encoding uncharacterized protein LOC131616413: MAAIKLILFMTVGIIALLFLLSPSPQNNHSHHCLHFHSDWEDDDFNLTSNIVCVLPEIDVNPTDHYVSLDELTHWKPHHHQTNQFHRTKSMMIIYDKIHDGFVSFTEFQYRLSTPPQYADGGSFDCDMRLLEEEHFSASDTDGDCRLNFTEFYDFLHPADSDYPKLQQWLSREEVWERETDRDGKVSYIEFVNRFFVSIRSYDEKSYRYSHHYDDSKNAYAEFMFSQLDKDRDGYLSAIELLPIIGKVHPSWRYYARKQAEYFVSQAQVGKYGHLNLKEMIENADILYAAIFRDEFF, translated from the exons ATGGCTGCCATAAAATTGATACTCTTTATGACTGTCGGAATAATAGCTTTGCTTTTTCTCCTCTCTCCCTCCCCCCAAAACAACCATTCCCACCACTGCCTCCACTTCCATTCCGACTGGGAGGATGATGACTTCAATCTCACCAGCAATATCGTTTGCGTCTTACCAGAAATCGATGTGAACCCAACTGATCACTATGTATCCCTCGATGAACTTACTCACTGGAAACCTCATCATCACCAAACTAACCAATTCCATCGCACCAAAAGCATGATGATCATTTACGATAAGATTCATGACGGTTTTGTGTCTTTCACCGAGTTCCAGTACCGTCTTTCAACTCCACCACAATACGCAG ATGGTGGTTCTTTTGATTGTGATATGAGACTGTTGGAAGAAGAGCATTTTAGTGCATCGGATACAGATGGAGACTGTCGTCTAAACTTCACTGAATTCTATGA TTTTCTTCACCCGGCTGACAGCGACTACCCAAAGCTTCAACAATGGTTGTCTAGGGAGGAAGTCTG GGAACGTGAAACAGACAGAGATGGGAAGGTCAGTTATATAGAATTTGTCAATCGGTTCTTTGTTTCCATAAGATCCTATGATGAAAAAAGTTACCGTTATTCACATCATTATGATGATTCCAAGAATGCTTATGCTGAATTTATGTTTTCTCAGCTTGACAAAGATCGTGACGG GTATTTGTCAGCTATTGAACTTCTACCTATAATTGGGAAAGTCCATCCATCTTGGCGTTATTATGCAAGGAAACAAGCGGAATACTTTGTTTCACAG GCACAAGTTGGAAAATATGGGCACCTTAATTTGAAGGAGATGATTGAGAATGCAGATATATTATATGCGGCCATTTTCCGCGATGAGTTCTTTTAA
- the LOC131616414 gene encoding uncharacterized protein LOC131616414, whose product MAIKFVLFLTIGAIALLFLLSHSSQNNQPHHCLDLHSDWDGDDDFNLTNNILCVFPEIDVDPTDEYVSVNELTQWKLHHLQTKQFHSSKKEMIIYDKNHDGFVSFTEFQYGLSTPPQYAGGDSFGYDMRLLEEEHFNASDTDGDGRLNLPEFHDFLHPADSNNPKLQQWLCREEVWERDIDRDGKVSYMEFVNGLFVTIRSYDEESYGYTHHYDDSKNAYAEFMFSQLDKDRDGFLSAIELLPIIGKVHPSWRYYARKQAEYFVSQAQVGKYGHLNLNEMIENADILHAAIFRDEFF is encoded by the exons ATGGCCATAAAATTCGTACTCTTTCTCACAATCGGAGCAATAGCTTTGCTCTTTCTCCTCTCCCACTCCTCCCAAAACAACCAGCCCCACCACTGCCTCGACCTCCATTCCGACTGGGATGGAGATGACGACTTCAATCTCACCAACAATATCCTGTGCGTCTTTCCAGAAATCGACGTGGACCCTACTGATGAGTACGTCTCCGTCAACGAACTTACTCAGTGGAAACTTCATCATCTCCAAACTAAGCAATTCCATAGCAGCAAGAAGGAGATGATCATTTACGATAAGAATCACGACGGTTTTGTCTCTTTCACCGAGTTCCAGTACGGTCTTTCAACTCCACCACAATATGCAG GTGGTGATTCTTTTGGTTATGATATGAGACTGTTGGAAGAAGAGCATTTTAATGCATCTGATACAGATGGAGACGGTCGTCTAAACTTACCTGAATTCCACGA TTTTCTTCACCCGGCTGACAGCAACAACCCAAAGCTTCAACAATGGTTGTGCAGGGAGGAAGTCTG GGAACGTGATATAGACCGAGATGGGAAGGTCAGTTATATGGAATTTGTCAATGGTCTCTTTGTTACCATAAGATCCTATGATGAAGAAAGTTATGGTTATACACATCATTATGACGATTCCAAGAATGCTTATGCTGAGTTTATGTTTTCTCAGCTTGACAAAGACCGTGACGG GTTTTTATCGGCTATTGAACTACTACCTATAATTGGAAAAGTCCACCCATCTTGGCGTTATTATGCAAGGAAACAGGCAGAGTACTTTGTTTCACAG GCACAAGTTGGAAAATATGGGCACCTTAATTTGAATGAGATGATTGAGAATGCAGATATATTACATGCTGCCATTTTCCGCGATGAGTTCTTTTAA
- the LOC131616410 gene encoding disease resistance protein RPV1-like, which yields MHIISVFFICLSFTLTLKAEATNTNSSYPLTFQSCHVPQIHKRDVFISFRGPDIRHGFLAHLVEALSQKKITFFIDNKLVKGDEIAESLVEAIETSSISLVIFSENYASSSWCLDELVKIVECREKKGQVLLPVFYKVDPRVVRHQNGSYGIEFDEHEMKYSKSKVRQWRYALKKAADVSGFHSSNYVNDAELIKEIVKNVLKRLDQVRQFSSKQLVGIGKQISQVESLLKLDSQDVHVIGIWGMNGIGKTTIAQVIYDMLYSDYEGSYFKAEIRKEWGTHGHMYLKRDLFSTLLAEQDLKIDTQHGLPYFVERRLRRMKVLVVLDDVNDPQQLEILIGNLDWFGKGSRIVVTTCDKQVLAKMVAAKDIYEVKALDTDDSLSLFNLYAFEQNQTYEKEYYELSKKLVKYANGIPLVLRILGEHLYRQDKSIWKSKLTKLKKAPIKKIDDIIKLSYDDLDCHEQMILLDIACFLEGLRLKVDDIKLLLNDHGDSMGFELERLKNKALITISPDDVVSMHSIIQETAWGIVRKESNKDPGHQSHLLDPSDIKEVLENNKGSRAIRSIATDLSIIKDLKLNPEVFSKMIKLQYLDIYSKGYFYVFLQFPWSSYLPQGLESLPNELKYLRWAYYPLESLPSKFTAEKLVVLNLQYSQVKKLWHGDKDVVNLKELILTLSTNLVELPDLSRAKNLATIDLRACVRLTSIHPSVFTLNKLEKLDLGGCFSLTSLKSNIHLSSLRYLSLAGCTALEEFSVTSKEMVILNLEFTGIKKLSSSIGLQKKLEKLLLSHSSIENLPKSMRHLSMLRHLELRNCWNLRSLPRLPLSLITLDASDCVSLENVTFPSTSLQMLKENKTRVAFWNCLKLDQHSLKEIELNAQINMMKLAHKQISTSSDDHNYDAQGTYVYPGSSVPKWLVYRTKGDSMTIDLSFVNHSSDQLAFVFCFIVPQIESQGFILRFNISIDGDDENIQVYLDRPSLGIKSDHVYLLYDQGLSRYLNSRVKNQSKFKIKVTVESGTPKSGYMQEMLLRGVGVSPINSSQYLNFIQHMEVNAEGPIYLPSMAIYILFTIYIGLLIQITFLCF from the exons ATGCACATCATTAGTGTATTTTTTATTTGTCTCTCATTCACGTTGACATTGAAAGCtgaagcaacaaacacaaactctTCATATCCATTAACATTCCAATCCTGTCATGTTCCTCAAATTCACAAACGTGATGTCTTCATTAGCTTTCGCGGTCCAGATATTCGCCACGGTTTTCTTGCTCATTTGGTTGAAGCTTTGTCCCAGAAGAAAATCACTTTCTTCATAGACAATAAGCTTGTAAAAGGAGACGAAATAGCAGAATCACTTGTTGAAGCAATCGAAACATCTTCGATTTCTTTGGTTATATTCTCTGAAAACTATGCTTCTTCATCGTGGTGTTTGGATGAGTTGGTGAAGATTGTGGAGTGTAGGGAGAAAAAAGGACAGGTTTTGTTGCCGGTTTTCTATAAAGTGGACCCCAGAGTTGTGAGGCATCAAAATGGAAGTTATGGAATTGAATTTGATGAACATGAGATGAAATATAGTAAGAGCAAGGTGCGACAATGGAGATATGCTTTGAAGAAAGCAGCAGATGTCAGTGGGTTTCATTCATCAAATTATGT AAATGATGCAGAGCttataaaagaaatagttaaaaatgTGTTGAAGAGGTTGGATCAAGTGCGTCAATTTAGCTCAAAACAGCTTGTTGGAATTGGAAAACAAATATCCCAAGTGGAATCACTGTTAAAACTAGATTCACAAGATGTTCATGTTATTGGAATATGGGGGATGAATGGTATAGGCAAAACAACTATTGCACAGGTGATATATGACATGCTATATTCAGACTATGAAGGTTCATACTTCAAGGCTGAGATAAGAAAAGAATGGGGAACACATGGACATATGTATTTAAAGAGAGATCTTTTTTCCACTTTACTTGCGGAACAAGATTTGAAAATTGATACGCAACATGGATTGCCCTATTTTGTCGAGAGGAGGCTTCGTCGTATGAAGGTTCTCGTTGTTCTTGACGATGTCAATGATCCACAGCAACTAGAAATTTTAATTGGAAACCTTGATTGGTTTGGTAAAGGCAGTAGAATCGTCGTAACAACATGTGACAAGCAAGTACTTGCCAAGATGGTTGCTGCTAAGGATATATATGAGGTTAAGGCATTAGACACTGATGACTCTCTTAGTCTTTTCAATTTGTATGCCTTTGAACAAAACCAAACATATGAAAAGGAGTACTATGAGTTGTCCAAGAAGCTTGTCAAGTACGCCAATGGAATTCCACTTGTTCTTAGAATTTTGGGTGAACATCTTTATAGACAAGATAAAAGTATATGGAAAAGCAAGTTGACGAAGCTTAAAAAAGCTCcgattaaaaaaattgatgataTTATCAAGTTGAGTTACGACGATCTAGATTGTCATGAGCAGATGATACTTTTGGACATTGCGTGTTTTTTAGAAGGACTGCGTCTTAAAGTTGACGACATAAAACTGTTGTTAAATGATCATGGTGATTCGATGGGTTTTGAGTTAGAAAGACTGAAAAATAAAGCTCTTATAACTATTTCTCCGGATGATGTTGTGTCCATGCATAGCATTATACAAGAAACAGCTTGGGGAATTGTTCGCAAAGAATCCAATAAAGATCCTGGACATCAAAGTCACCTACTCGATCCTTCTGATATTAAAGAAGTACTTGAAAATAACAAG GGAAGTAGGGCTATTAGAAGCATAGCTACCGACTTGTCGATAATAAAGGATCTGAAGTTAAACCCCGAAGTGTTTTCTAAGATGATCAAACTACAATATCTGGATATTTATAGTAAAGGGTACTTTTACGTGTTTCTCCAATTTCCGTGGAGCTCGTATCTTCCTCAAGGGCTTGAATCTTTGCCAAATGAACTCAAATATCTTCGATGGGCATATTACCCTTTGGAGTCCTTACCGTCTAAGTTTACTGCGGAGAAACTTGTTGTGTTAAACTTGCAGTACAGCCAAGTGAAAAAACTTTGGCATGGAGATAAG GATGTTGTGAATTTAAAGGAACTAATACTGACTTTATCTACAAACCTGGTGGAGCTTCCAGACTTGTCAAGGGCTAAAAATCTTGCAACGATCGATCTTCGCGCGTGTGTGCGATTGACTAGTATACATCCATCTGTGTTTACTCTCAACAAGCTTGAGAAATTGGATCTAGGTGGATGTTTTTCCCTCACAAGCCTCAAAAGCAACATCCATTTGAGTTCCCTTCGTTATCTATCCCTTGCCGGTTGCACTGCACTAGAGGAGTTCTCAGTAACTTCAAAGGAAATggtaattttaaatttagaattcaCAGGTATCAAAAAACTATCATCTTCTATTGGACTCCAAAAGAAACTTGAAAAGTTGCTTCTTTCACACAGTTCCATTGAGAACTTGCCTAAAAGCATGAGGCATCTTTCTATGCTGAGACATCTAGAGTTACGAAATTGTTGGAACCTTCGAAGTCTACCAAGGCTACCGTTATCATTGATAACTCTAGATGCAAGTGATTGTGTATCATTGGAGAATGTAACTTTCCCTTCAACTTCTCTTCAAATGTTAAAGGAAAACAAAACAAGGGTTGCCTTCTGGAATTGCCTGAAACTGGATCAACATTCTCTGAAAGAAATAGAATTGAATGCACAGATTAACATGATGAAACTTGCACACAAGCAAATATCTACATCTAGTGATGATCATAATTATGATGCTCAAGGCACTTATGTGTATCCAGGAAGCAGTGTTCCAAAATGGCTGGTGTATAGGACAAAAGGTGATTCCATGACTATTGATCTCTCTTTTGTGAATCATTCCTCTGATCAACTGGCCTTTGTTTTTTGCTTCATTGTTCCACAAATCGAATCACAGGGTTTCATTTTGAGATTTAATATTAGTATTGATGGTGACGATGAAAATATTCAAGTTTACTTGGATAGACCTAGTCTTGGAATTAAATCAGATCATGTGTATCTACTGTATGATCAAGGTTTGTCTCGCTATCTAAATAGTCGGGTGAAAAATCAGTCAAAGTTCAAAATTAAGGTTACTGTGGAATCAGGAACACCGAAATCAGGGTACATGCAAGAAATGTTGTTGAGAGGAGTAGGGGTCAGCCCAATAAACAGCTCACAGtatctcaatttcattcaacaCATGGAAGTTAATGCTGAAGGTCCAATTTATTTACCGAGTATGGCAATTTATATACTTTTCACAATTTACATAGGGTTACTTATACAGATAACTTTTCTATGCTTCTAG